The bacterium genome has a window encoding:
- a CDS encoding TonB-dependent receptor plug domain-containing protein produces MLPELLQKIEVVRGPTSALYDANAVGGQHHN; encoded by the coding sequence ATCCTACCTGAACTCTTACAAAAGATTGAAGTAGTTCGTGGACCTACTTCCGCTCTCTATGATGCCAATGCCGTAGGTGGTCAACATCATAACTAA
- a CDS encoding TonB-dependent receptor plug domain-containing protein, whose translation MKKGFWMGLGMSLCLAGTGFAQQQGTEATVVELEDVVVTATKVEKGIGDVPVSASVITKEEMEQKARITFVDEALKYEAGVTQRRKKFADTMSSGALRGFSGNQRTLVLLDGMPLNDSYTGGTYLANLPIGNV comes from the coding sequence ATGAAAAAAGGTTTTTGGATGGGATTAGGAATGAGTTTGTGTCTGGCAGGAACAGGATTTGCTCAACAACAGGGGACAGAAGCGACGGTGGTGGAATTAGAGGATGTTGTGGTAACGGCAACAAAAGTAGAAAAAGGAATTGGTGATGTGCCGGTGAGTGCCTCGGTGATAACAAAGGAAGAGATGGAACAAAAGGCAAGGATAACATTTGTGGATGAGGCATTGAAATATGAGGCAGGGGTGACACAGCGCCGCAAGAAATTTGCGGATACGATGAGTAGCGGGGCACTGCGCGGGTTTAGCGGTAATCAGCGGACACTGGTGTTGCTTGATGGCATGCCACTAAATGATAGTTATACCGGTGGGACATATCTGGCTAACTTACCGATTGGGAATGTTTAA
- a CDS encoding ATP-binding cassette domain-containing protein: protein MIKTEGLTKHFGKIKAVDDLNLHIKKGEIFALLGPNGAGKTTTVRMLNTLALPTSGRAEIDGLDVVSSADKVKRIIGVCPQEINLDRELTAYENLHIHGLLHRMEAIPQRIDELLAWCGLAERANHLLKTFSGGMQRRLLVTRAIMHRPKVLFLDEPTVGLDPQVRRQIWDLIREMNRQGVTILLTTHYIEEAELLCHRVGILNHGKLIALDSPEELKAKVGHFVVESLDDGITNYRLFDKQEEAYKFAEQKADDVVIRESNLEDVFIKLTGERIN from the coding sequence ATGATTAAGACAGAAGGGTTGACCAAACATTTTGGCAAGATAAAGGCGGTGGATGACCTTAATCTGCATATCAAAAAAGGTGAGATATTTGCCTTGCTTGGACCAAATGGGGCAGGCAAAACTACTACAGTGCGGATGCTTAATACCTTGGCACTGCCGACCTCTGGTAGGGCAGAGATTGATGGACTGGATGTCGTCTCATCTGCAGATAAGGTGAAACGCATCATTGGTGTCTGCCCACAGGAAATAAACCTTGATCGGGAACTTACCGCTTATGAAAATCTTCATATCCATGGACTCCTTCATCGAATGGAGGCAATCCCTCAGAGGATAGATGAGTTGCTTGCCTGGTGCGGCCTGGCTGAGCGGGCAAACCATTTACTAAAGACATTCTCCGGCGGTATGCAAAGAAGATTGCTTGTTACCAGGGCTATTATGCATCGGCCAAAGGTGCTGTTCCTGGACGAGCCTACGGTTGGACTTGACCCCCAGGTCAGACGCCAGATATGGGACCTCATTCGCGAGATGAACCGGCAAGGGGTAACAATTTTACTTACCACCCATTACATTGAGGAAGCAGAACTGCTCTGTCACCGGGTAGGTATCCTTAATCATGGTAAATTGATTGCCCTGGACTCTCCTGAAGAACTAAAAGCCAAAGTGGGGCATTTTGTGGTGGAATCCCTTGATGATGGCATAACTAATTATAGGTTGTTTGATAAACAGGAAGAAGCTTATAAATTTGCTGAACAAAAGGCTGATGATGTAGTCATCCGTGAGTCAAACTTAGAGGATGTGTTTATTAAGCTTACGGGTGAGAGGATTAATTAA
- a CDS encoding type II toxin-antitoxin system RelE/ParE family toxin encodes MYQVEIDTLVLEEDFKYISKEDQRRILKEINYKLTTAPDKFGKPLRKSLKGLYKLPVGQYRIVYQIFKHKVLVEVIAIGFRRDLEVYKTALKRLKRCLG; translated from the coding sequence ATGTATCAGGTTGAAATTGACACCCTTGTTCTTGAAGAAGACTTCAAGTATATCTCAAAGGAGGATCAGCGTCGCATATTGAAAGAAATTAATTACAAACTTACGACTGCTCCAGATAAGTTTGGCAAACCTCTGCGAAAGTCCCTGAAAGGGTTATACAAACTCCCTGTTGGGCAATATCGGATAGTTTACCAGATATTTAAACACAAGGTTCTGGTGGAAGTAATTGCTATTGGATTCCGAAGAGACCTTGAGGTTTATAAAACAGCCCTTAAACGACTTAAAAGGTGTTTGGGTTAA
- a CDS encoding type II toxin-antitoxin system Phd/YefM family antitoxin, whose protein sequence is MFTIKEETTLVGVSELRTHFNQILNVAKEKNVVLTKRNRPIMAILDYNRYQQMTELIEELEDLSFESLAQQRLNRKDRKTIPLEEAIKRVG, encoded by the coding sequence ATGTTTACTATAAAAGAAGAAACTACCTTAGTTGGTGTCTCTGAATTAAGGACACATTTCAACCAAATCTTAAATGTTGCCAAAGAAAAGAATGTTGTACTCACTAAGAGAAATAGGCCTATCATGGCTATCCTGGACTACAATCGCTATCAGCAAATGACCGAGCTAATCGAAGAACTTGAAGATTTATCCTTTGAAAGTCTTGCTCAACAGAGGCTAAACCGCAAGGATAGAAAAACTATTCCTCTTGAAGAAGCCATAAAAAGGGTTGGTTAA
- a CDS encoding ABC transporter permease encodes MNFYPIFLQEMLIFKRRLLRIGYLFSTMVTPLLYLVAFGLGLGRGMSIDGVSYLMFVVPGICAMSSMTNSYTWIATSISVGRLHFKTFDEYQVSPITAADIMLGEILSGVVRGLFASSLILVFGAIFGASFPLNPVFFIVWLLNCFIFACLGVISGFLAKSHEDTATFSNFFIMPMAFFCGTFFPIDTLPTFIKWILYLLPLTHASKALRASFLGQPIELISIGIMLVIFIISFYWGVITIRRANR; translated from the coding sequence ATGAATTTCTACCCTATATTTTTGCAAGAGATGCTTATTTTTAAGCGGCGGCTATTGCGTATCGGCTACCTCTTTTCAACTATGGTTACACCACTTTTGTATTTAGTTGCCTTTGGTCTGGGATTGGGGCGGGGAATGAGTATTGATGGTGTTTCTTATCTTATGTTTGTGGTGCCCGGTATTTGCGCAATGAGTTCTATGACCAATTCTTATACCTGGATTGCTACCTCTATTTCTGTAGGCAGACTACATTTTAAGACCTTTGATGAATATCAGGTAAGTCCGATAACCGCAGCCGATATAATGCTGGGAGAGATATTATCCGGGGTAGTGCGTGGACTTTTTGCCTCAAGTTTAATCCTGGTATTTGGTGCTATCTTTGGGGCAAGTTTTCCACTAAACCCTGTGTTTTTCATCGTCTGGTTATTAAACTGTTTTATCTTTGCTTGCTTAGGGGTTATCTCTGGATTCTTAGCAAAATCGCATGAGGATACAGCTACCTTTTCCAACTTCTTTATTATGCCGATGGCTTTCTTTTGTGGGACATTCTTCCCCATAGATACACTCCCTACATTTATCAAATGGATTCTTTATCTCCTGCCACTAACCCATGCCAGCAAAGCATTAAGAGCCAGCTTCCTTGGGCAACCCATAGAATTAATCTCTATTGGCATTATGTTAGTTATCTTTATCATTTCCTTTTATTGGGGAGTAATAACTATCAGGAGGGCAAACAGATGA